Within the bacterium genome, the region TACCGAAGATCGCATCGACCAGCAGGTCGGCCGCCCCGAGGATGCGACCGAGTGCCAGGTCGTCGAGCGACGCGGCGTCGTGCACCGGGACGCGCCGCGCTCGGAGCGCGCGCAGCCGGACCGCAGCCTCGCCCCGCACCTCCTCTTCGGGCGCGGCGAGCACGACCGTGACCGTGAGATCCGCCGCGAGGTCGCGCGCGGCGACGAACCCGTCGCCGCCGTTGTTGCCCCTGCCGGCCAGCACGACGACGCGGCGCCCGCCGCGCGGGCGCAGCAGACGCCGCGCGACCTCCGCCGTGCACGCGCCGGCGCGGTCCATCAGTGCCGCCACGGAGATGCCGAACGCGTCTTGGGCGTGCCGCTCGAGCGCCGCCATCTCTGCCGGCGTCGGGAGTTTCACTCGCGCCCCCGCGTTCCGGCAGCCCGGGTCGCGTCGCGCGTCACCGCCACGAGCTCACCCCGGGCACTCGGCGATGACAACGGCGGTCGCCAGGTCACGGGTGTGGGAGATCGAGACGGCCCAGGAGCCGATGCCGCGCCGTAACGCCGCCTCCGCCGCCCGGCCGGTGAGCCGCACGAGCGGGTTGCCGAGCGCGTCGTTCTCGATCTCGATCTCGCGCCACGCCACACCCCGCCACCCGGTGCCGAGCGCTTTCATCACGGCCTCCTTGGCCGCGAACCGACCGGCCAGCCGCTGCGCCACACTGGGGGACGCACCGACGTGACGGAGCTCGGCCGCGGTGAATACCCGACCGAGAAACGCCTCGCCCCACCGAGCGATCACACGCTCGACCCGGGGCACCTCCACGACGTCCAATCCCACCGCGCAGATCATCGGCGGTGCGGCACTACGGCGTACGCGGCTCGGCCGCACCCGGCTCCGCCTCGTCGACGAGCATCACCGCGATGCCGTCCCGGATCGGATATCGCCGTCCGCACTTGGTGCAGACGAGCCGCTCCGCCTGCTCGATCACCGGCGCCTTGCACACCGGGCACGCCAGAATCTCGAGCAACTCCTTGTCGATCACGACGGCCATCCTCCCCCGCGCCCCCGGCCGCACCACCTCACGCGCCGGCGGCGCCCGCGGAACCCTGCTGTCGAAACCATTCGACGGTGCGCCGAAGCCCTTCCTCCAGCGAGACGCTCGGCCGCCACCCAAGGACGCGCGCGGCGCGCGCGGGCGACAGCACGATCTTGTGCACCTCGCCGGAGACGGCCGGGCCGTGCTCCGGTTCGACCGATGCCCCGGTGAGCACCCGGAGCTGCCACGCGAGCTCGTTGACCGAGGTGCCGACGCCGGTTGCGATGTGCATCGGCTGGTCGATGTGCCGCCCGATCGCGCGGAGGTTCGCCTCCGCGACGTCGCCCGCGTACACGAAGTCGCGCACCTGCGTCCCGTCGCCGAAGATCGTGGGACGCCGTCCCGCGAGCAACGCCTCGGTGAAGATCGCGATGACGCCGGCCTCGGTCTGGGGATCCTGGCGCGGTCCGTAGACGTTGCCGTAGCGCAGCACCGTCGTGTTCAGCCCCGGCATGCGCCGGTAGTACCCGAGGTATTGCTCCCCAAGGTACTTGTGGAATCCGTACGGCGACGTCGGCAGGATCGGATCGTCCTCGTCCACCGGCAGCCGCGCCGGCTCACCGTACAGCGCGCCGGCCGTGGACGAGAAAATGATCTGGGACACGTGATGGCGGGCCGCCAGCTCGAGCACCCGCAGCGTCCCCAGCACGTTGGTCTCCGCGTCCGCGACCGGGTTGGCGATCGACGCGCGGACGTTCGCCTCGGCGGCGTGGTGCGATACGACCTCGGGGCGCTCCTCCCGGAAGACCTCCGCGAGCTCGGGCCGCCGGATGTCCATGCGATAGAACATCACCCCCGGCGGCGTGTTGTTGCGCCGGCCGCCGCTCAACACGTCCACGACCGCGACGTGGTGGCCCGCGTCGCGGTACGCCTCCGCGACGTGCGACCCGACAAATCCCGCTCCACCGGTCACGAGGATTCTCATTCGACCGTCACGCTCTTCGCGAGGTTCCGCGGTTGATCCACGTCGTTCCCGCGGAGCCGCGCGACGTGGTAGGCGAACAACTGCAGCGGGATGACGGACAGCACCGGGGCGAGCAGCGGGTCCGTCGCGGGCACGTCGAGCAGGGTGTTCACGTGCGGCCGGAGGGCATCGGCGGTGTCGGCCGTCGCGACCCCGATCACATCCGCCCCACGCGCGCGCACCTGCTGGATGTTGCTGACGGTCTTATCCAGCAGATCCGGCTGGGTGGCGAGCGCCACGACGACCACCCCCGGCGTGACGAGCGCGAGCGTTCCGTGTTTCAGCTCGCCGCCCGCGAGCGCCTCCGAGTGGATGTAGCTGATCTCCTTGAACTTGAGCGACCCTTCCATCGCAACGTAGTAGTCGAGCCCCCGGCCGATGAAGAAGACGTCCTCGGTCGTGTACAGACGCTCCGCGAGTGCGACGATCTCCGGCTCGCGCCGCAACACCGACTGCGCGAGCGAGGGCAGCGCGCGAAGCCCGCGGATCAACGCCGTGCCCCGGGCCGGCTCGAGCGTGCCCCGGGCCTGCCCCAGGTGCACCGACAGCATCGTCAACGCCGCGAGTTGCGTCAGGTAGGCTTTGGTCGAGCACACGGCGATCTCGGGCCCCGCCCGGGTGTAGAGTACATCGTCGGCTTCGCGCGGGAGCGTGCTGCCGATGACGTTTGCGACGGCAAGGGTCCGCGCGCCGTGCGCGCGCCCCTCGCGGGAGGCCGCGATCGTGTCCGCGGTCTCCCCGGACTGACTGATCGCCACCGCCAACGCTCGGCGCCCCACGAGCGGGTGCCGGTAGCGGAACTCGCTCCCGAGGTCCGCCTCCGCCGGGATCAGCGCCAGGCGTTCGAGCAGGGCCCGACCGACGAGCCCGGCGTGGTAGGCGGTCCCGCACGCCACGAGCCACACCTTGTCCAACGCGCGCGCGACGTCCGGGGGAAGCGCGACCCCGTCCAGCGCGACCGCCCGGTCGTCCGGCAGACGCCCCATCATCGTCTCCTGAAGCGCCCGCGGCTGTTCGTGGATCTCCTTGAGCATGAAGTGGGCGTATCCGCCTTTCTCCGCGGCGTCCGCGTCCCACTCCACGCGCATCGGCTCGCGTATGATGGCGCCGCCGCCGATGCGGGTGAGCGTCACCCCGGCGCGTGTCAGCACGGCCATCT harbors:
- the acpS gene encoding holo-ACP synthase — protein: MGLDVVEVPRVERVIARWGEAFLGRVFTAAELRHVGASPSVAQRLAGRFAAKEAVMKALGTGWRGVAWREIEIENDALGNPLVRLTGRAAEAALRRGIGSWAVSISHTRDLATAVVIAECPG
- a CDS encoding Trm112 family protein; the encoded protein is MAVVIDKELLEILACPVCKAPVIEQAERLVCTKCGRRYPIRDGIAVMLVDEAEPGAAEPRTP
- a CDS encoding NAD-dependent epimerase/dehydratase family protein, producing MRILVTGGAGFVGSHVAEAYRDAGHHVAVVDVLSGGRRNNTPPGVMFYRMDIRRPELAEVFREERPEVVSHHAAEANVRASIANPVADAETNVLGTLRVLELAARHHVSQIIFSSTAGALYGEPARLPVDEDDPILPTSPYGFHKYLGEQYLGYYRRMPGLNTTVLRYGNVYGPRQDPQTEAGVIAIFTEALLAGRRPTIFGDGTQVRDFVYAGDVAEANLRAIGRHIDQPMHIATGVGTSVNELAWQLRVLTGASVEPEHGPAVSGEVHKIVLSPARAARVLGWRPSVSLEEGLRRTVEWFRQQGSAGAAGA
- the glmS gene encoding glutamine--fructose-6-phosphate transaminase (isomerizing) codes for the protein MCGIMGYIGERPAVPVLLDGLRRLEYRGYDSAGVAVMNGGSVEVRKAAGKLARLAEIMERSPVHGALGIGHTRWATHGHPSDENAHPHADCRGRIVVIHNGIIENFLELKEELLARGHRFHSETDTEVLAHLIEETYRGDLPSAVEQAVDRARGAYALVVLSADEPDKIVAVRRISPLIVGLGRGEMLLASDIPALLPYTRDVLVIEDGEMAVLTRAGVTLTRIGGGAIIREPMRVEWDADAAEKGGYAHFMLKEIHEQPRALQETMMGRLPDDRAVALDGVALPPDVARALDKVWLVACGTAYHAGLVGRALLERLALIPAEADLGSEFRYRHPLVGRRALAVAISQSGETADTIAASREGRAHGARTLAVANVIGSTLPREADDVLYTRAGPEIAVCSTKAYLTQLAALTMLSVHLGQARGTLEPARGTALIRGLRALPSLAQSVLRREPEIVALAERLYTTEDVFFIGRGLDYYVAMEGSLKFKEISYIHSEALAGGELKHGTLALVTPGVVVVALATQPDLLDKTVSNIQQVRARGADVIGVATADTADALRPHVNTLLDVPATDPLLAPVLSVIPLQLFAYHVARLRGNDVDQPRNLAKSVTVE